The Elephas maximus indicus isolate mEleMax1 chromosome 6, mEleMax1 primary haplotype, whole genome shotgun sequence genomic sequence gggttcgaaccaccaacctttctactagcagccaagtgcttaactgttgtgccaccaggactccttacagaTAAGTAACTTACCCAGAGTCTTACAGTTTTTAAGTAGTAAAGCCAGGAATTCTGCCACCTAGCCCAGGACCCTTTCTGTACCTCAAGATTTCCATCTAAATGCCAACCAGTGTCAGCATTGAAACAGCCCtggaaaaatgagcaaaacacaGGGCCACCTCTGACCGGTTGTTCAGGTACTTCAATCTGGATACTGGAAACGGCAGCGTAGCCACAGCCTGCCTGACCAGTGCATCTCacctcaccagcttctgtggtccCGAGAGCTGAGTTAAGACATCAGCTTTAAAAAGCCCAGAGACCACACTACTTCATGACTGAAGAGCAGGTACACAGCTGTCAGCCCAGAAGCACGAATGAGTTGAGGAAAAAGCCAAGAGAAAAAGAAGGTCCTGGAGGGGCAGCCATTTGTTCAGTTAGCAACTCTTAATTGAGCACTTACAAGTTAATAAATTCTAGTCTCTAACACAGATGGTATCTGTCTGGACGAGCCTTCTGTATAGTAAGAGAAGCAGACAAGAGAACACATATAATACAAAGTGATGACAACAATCTCAATATATGTGCAAAGTGTTCAGAAGGCCCAACAATTGGGACACTGACTTTACACACTAACTTTGGGGCAGAAGTCCCGGGGAGATCCAGAACAAGTGGAAACTAGTTCTTCAGGGAAACAACCCCAAGTTGGAGTGGGACAATGGAAAGCCAGTTTGGTTTAGGGGACAGCCCAATATCTTACTACGGATTGTTCAGATCTCTAGTGTTTGACCCACAGAGTCAGCTCCGaggttgggtttttgttttctaggtATCGGACAAAGTTTACCGAATGAAAAGCAAACCTCGGGGATACTGTTTGATCTTCAACAATTATGATTTTACAGTAGCACGGAAGGATGTGCAGAAACTTTACAACATTAAGGATAGAAACGGAACAAACTTGGATGCAGGTACAGTATAACCCAAAATAGAGAAGTGAAATATTTCTCATACCTATGTTTTATCCAAAGAAGAACAAAAGTACCAGCAGggccatgttttaaaaaaaaaaaaaggatacaactctTATTTCCGAGTGGAGATGAAGAACAATCTTAGATATTtgttaatgtgatttttttaaatttctttcaaagCAACATATAAAGTATTAACTCTGACTAAAAGGCAGCTTATCAaaagcagcaataaaaaaaaaaaataagacttgtTTTTAATTCAACTAAATGTATAGTGAGTGCCTCTGTGAAATGCAGTAGGCATTAGGTGAAAAAATTGCCTTGGTATCAAGACCACTTATAGAAGGTACGTTTGTAAAAGTTGGGCTATTGAGAGCAGCAGAAATTATGGGTCCTTCACATGTTTCAAATATTAAACTAGCTAGAAATCCTTTTGGACAGCCTATTTAAGCTCAGATTAAGAACTTACaagttaaatgaaaaaaacaatttgTGGCATATGAATATAAAAATGACTTCAACTAAAAATAATAAGGGAAATAATCCAGTCTGACTATTGTGATTATTAAGAGTTTTGATTTGATTTGGTGTTCATGACAGTTACAACATCAGGTAATGACATTTTGCCAAGTTTAGAAAATTAACGTAGGCTGATTATAATCATCAAGACTCTGAGATGATCCCTGTTAATAATTGATTTGTTATTCAAGCAAATTGATTCTACGATTTTACAAAACCACAGATTAAGTCTGTCAAATATGTCATTCATCATCATACAACTTGGTATTGAAGAAAAGGTTTCAGGACTCTGATTTCTGTTGACCTGAtattaaatttctctttaaataaTACTCTATTATACTTCTGGCAGTTGATTTTCCTTATATCTAGCCCATGATTGACTTGGTTCTGGTGGGCATTTGAGTTTGtatcccctgctttttctgtcccGGTTCTTATGTTCCATGCCAAATGAGTAAAAGTAGGAAACCTAGGGGCTTGAGTCATTTGAGAGGATTTAGCATAAATTAGATATTTTATTCAAAAcaatttttaaccttttttctgattatgaaagtaatacaactatttttttaaattggtttgaTAGTAAGTCTAAGAGTAGTTCAcacaatttttttggggggggggtggggccaTTTCTTTCTGGCCTATCATTGCATCCCCAGAACCAAGCATAGGCCTTGGTTCGAAGAAGGAATCAGTatatatttgctaaatgaataaatgaatgaaagtgaGTGATAATTTCTTAGTGAGAAGaccaaagagagcaacaaatcaGAAGGTACAGCAATGCCATGACTTTTGATCAGTCTATGTTTGTTTCTGAGGAAATTTCTAGGGAAAGTATTGAATTAATGGAACATAGAGGAACAAGTAATTCACTGGTACTGTAACTCTTGGCCACACATAACTGTTGTTAGTTTATACACCTTGTAGACTAGTTCAGAAAAGAAAAGTCAACAGTATTCTCCCCTTCCTCATTTGCCTTGAGATTTGGCAATGTTCTCAGCAAGTGGCAATAAATATTAGCAGTCATGAAATCCAGTTACTATTTTAGAGGGTCTTGTTTTTTAAACTCTGGTCTGATAAATGTTAGACCCATTGGTGGTGCTCTTCAGCTGGCTCTGGGTTGTGGTCTGGGAATTATTGTGCTATGAGTTTCCCTTATTTCACTTTTCAGAGGCTTTGGAAAAGACCTTTAAGGATCTTCACTTTGAGGTAGTACATTTCAAAGACCACACAGCAAAGAAGATCTGTGAAGTTCTGAAATCCTACCAAAATGAGGACCATAGTAACAAAGACTGCTTCATCTGCTGCATCCTCTCCCATGGAGACAAGGGCATCATCTATGGCACTGATGGGCAGGAGGCTTCCATCTATGAACTGACCTCTTACTTCACTGGTTTGAAGTGCCCTTCCCTTGCAGGCAAACCCAAAATCTTTTTTATTCAAGCTTGCCAAGGGAGTAACTACCAGAAAGGTATAGCCATTGAAACCGACTCAGAGCAGCAGGAAGCCTGTTTAGACATGGCATCATCTCCGAAGAGCTATATTCCAGATGAGGCTGACTTCCTGCTGGGGATGGCCACTGTGAATAACTGTGTTTCCTACCGAAGCCCCATGGAGGGAACCTGGTATATCCAGTCACTTTGCGAGAGCCTGAGAGAAAGATGTCCTCGGTAATTTTTGTCTGCCACCCCTCCTCAGTGTTATGCCACCTGTCTCCCCATGACCACTGCTATACGTACATATTCAGAGGCCATTAGAAGTAGCTTTATGGTTAATATTAACAGATCAGATCAGTGTCCAGGGGGAGTGTTTCCATTCATCTCTAAACATCTACCTGTGGGTTATATAGCTGTACTTGCCAGGTCAGTTGGAAAGTGAGAGAAATGGCAAGTGCTAACATCTTTagttcatagatgaagaaactgagatactTACTGAGGGATTTGACTTATTCTACATCTCAAAGGCAATCAGGAAATCACAGAGCTAGAAAGGATGGTAAAGCCATGTATTCCAGCTCTCTTTCAGGCGGGAACATGACTGAGTCAACCCAACTAATTTTGGAAGTCTTGCAAGGTAGTAACCATTCCAATGGTTAACATTCTCTAACCTTTTCAAGAGTTCTGTAATAGCTAACCAATCCCAAACCTTCTTGGTATGTTGTGGGAGATAAGTTGATCATCAGCTTTAGTAGCAAGCCTTTATCTTTCCGCTGATTTGGTCTGCTTTGAAGCCATGAAATGTGGGACAGTATCCTTTCCTGAGCTATTACATCATATGCTCTTTTAGTTAAACGAAAATTTCTTACGCCATAGATTACCTAAATGCACATGCACCTGACAGATGAATAGCAAGGAATCTTTTGCAGGTTCCTTCTAGTTCTATACCTCATTATGTTTTGAGTGTATGCAGAGTGAAAATTTCCTATGGCAGATAAAGGAACTGACCCACTCTAACATCCATATGTGTTCCTGTTGTAAGACCATGAATCCTGCAAGGTTCTAGGGGCTAGCTgcagaaggaaaagaacaaacaaagctgATAGGCTGGTGAAAAATGGATAAGACTGGCTGCAGGAGACATGCAATTTTCACTTGCCTAGCTCTGCGGGAGGaagttctggtgatctgctcccgtaaagattataccctagggaaccatatggggcagctctactctgtcatatagggtcgctgtaaattGGAAGCGAATCcacagcacagaacaacaacgAAATTTGATTGCATCATAAGTGAATCCACAGAAGCAATGTCATTTGAGGCAGAGTGTTGGGGGACATGATGGGGATCGTGAGGCCAAGTGACATAGTACATGGAGCAGAGTGAGGTACACAAGGTCAGGAGGGAAAGAAACCAAATCTAATGCTGACACTAGGGTTTCTGATGGTCAGTAGAGAGCCCCAATAAACCAAAGTTATTAACTGGGCTTCAAACAGGTTCATTGtggttcaaccccctgctgaTCCCCAGGGAAGcttcttaaaatgtagattctgattcagtttatctggggtggaaatgcaaattctcagcaggagtcaAACCGGAATGAATTGGCTCAAAGCCCTGGATATTAAGCTCTCAGACAACTCCTTTATCTGGAAAGCTGTGGTAGGTCTTAGtttcccaaaaaaccaaactatttgctgtgaagtcaattccaactcatggtgaccccacgcgttacagagcagagctgagttccgtagggttttcttggctgtaatctttgcagaagcagatcaccaggcctttcttccatagggatgctgggtgggttccaaccaccaaccttgtggttagcagctgagtgcaaactatttgcaccacccagggaccatgaTCTTAGTTTAGCTGGTTATTATTTCAAATGCCTGATGTTTTGAGGGAAAGAACTATCATTTAGTGCTGCAGATGAAACAGTTCATTGGAGTTTTTTCCCCACCCATCCTCACGATGTTACGCTGTATTTTTCAGAGGCGATGATATTCTCACCATCCTGACAGAAGTAAACTATGAAGTGAgcagcaaggatgacaagaaaaACATGGGGAAACAGATGCCACAACCTACGTTCACACTGAGAAAAAAACTCTATTTTCCTCTTAATTGATGCTAGTATTTATCTACATATCACTGCTGCTTTATTTTTTGATAAGCTAGTATTATTTTGCTTAATTTAATACAGTATTGCtattttgcactttttttttttttttttttttaatggcaggaAGGGGAGAGAATAGGAGTCAGGACATTCTCCTAACGGTCCCGTGAAGTCAAGCCCCCGTCTCTGCCTTTGCAGTAACAGCAGTCAGTACCACACATTTATAGCCACAGCCATTATCTTCATTGCATTTTTAATtagtgaaaaaattttaaaaatttatagtaGATGGAAAAAGTATATTAAGCTTAAAAGTAACAACATATCATAAAGGTTCAAAAACACTGGCAGAATGTTTCTTTACAGAGAACCACTTAAATTCATATTCCCTTTAAATAGTTAAGCATtttgttaaaaaagcaaaaacaagaacTTAAGAGCAGCATTCCAGACCTTTTACTTTGAACATGGTGTAACTAGCAGCCTGGAGCCTTTATAAGGCacgagaagagaaggaaggagtgaaAACCATTTCCCACTATGAAGCAGACCTCAGGTGATTTGTCAGACTTGCCTGTCAGCTGCTGAGGCATAGATTCTATGAGGCAGAATTTGAGGCAGAATTCATATCTGGGGAAATGACAGCAGTACTCTCTCAAAGGCCACTTATGTAGATTTTTGTTATccaacagcattaaaaaaaaaaaaaaaactcaggtgtTGAGGTTCAGTGAGTAATGCTCCCACGCCCACCCTGACCCCTGCTGTTGAGGGCACAAACAGCATCAGAAATAAGTGCGTCTTCTTTCCTTGACTCCTCTCCTGAGCAAGGGGAAAGAGATCCAGTGTTTTTGTGATGAAAGATACCACACCTCTGTTGAGGCTTAGGTTTCACAAGACCTGGGGATGATCCTCTTGCTTTTACTGCTCAAAAGGATATCATTGATCTCATTTTCAAAGGGGCAGAAGCTAAGGCAATATTAACTTCATTTTTTGTATTTCCATTCTCTCTCCTTCCAAGCCATTCTCCACACtactttcaataattttttttaatgtgaatttgaAAATATCCATCTTTGAGAAAAAGTtgctaaaattaaaattattttataagttGCTTATAATCTTTCCCCACACTACTTTTTCAGCCTCTTCTCCTGTCGCTGTTCTAATAACACCCATGCTTCTGCTCAACACAATTTGCTTTTCGCAAGTGATGCTGGCTTCTTTCCTGCATTTGCATTTGCTTGGTTTTCCGttcattttaaatattaagtGTTATCTTTAAGAAgtcatttttttaagttagtttttcaaaaatagtttttaatagaataaaataggattttattttactattcCTTGaaatttgttgtgtgtgtgtgtttgctttgatttttttgccaatgccatcaCACAGGTGGAAAATGATTGACTCACATATTTTACTTGGGCCTCCCCAATGTTGGGTCCCTGGGTTAACCCacaggcacctcgaaagaaaggcctggcaatctacttctgaaaaaccagccattgaaaactctatggagcacagtcctgttCTGGTAcaaatggggccaccatgagtcagaatccacttgatgacaacggAGATCTTCATCTCCCTTGACTCCCCCCGTCCCCACTCCAATGTTGGCtcgaacaatttttttttttttaattagttaccAACATGTAAATATTGGAAGATGCCACATAAAAACCAGAATACTTTCTTTTGAAAACTCAGTATCTAATAACCGTGACCCGGTACTCCTGTAGGATAGCAATCAAAAGGATCTGAGAAGTGCCTCCTTCAGGTGGGGCATGCACCCTGCCGTTCACCCgtttttctcctcttcttacCACCCCCCTACCAAATTCCCTCCATTGAGCCCAATTACCATTTAGTGCTGTGTTTACGCACTTGCTGTTCTTTATGTCCAACCCACTTCCCTTGTTTCTGTTCCCTGCCCTGTGGACAGCTGAATTCCGGTGATGTTTTAGAGAAGGTGGGAGAAATCATCAGAAACTCTTCCCAAGTCTGATCTGATTGAGAAGTGGCAGATCAGGGCACATGTCTGAAAGAAAAAGTTTCTGTAATCAAATCTATAAATTATCTTTCTTGCCAACTAAATActccggggcggggggggaggggggaggcacATCCCAAAATACAGTGAGTGTttaataggaagaaggacttcaGATCAGTGTCGTTCTGTGAAGGCAGAAGAGAAAATAGTACAATGCCCAGAGAAAGCTCAGCTCCAGGTGTAGAGAACATCCTTTATGACAGAATCATGAAAAACCACACAATGGAGATGAGAATTCAAACGCTCCCAACCACTGAGAGGGAAGTAAGTTGTGAGAAGATAAAAATGAACCAAGGCAACCCAAGAAGTAACTaatcatttgcatttctcaaggAAATCTCATAGGACTTCTCTAGGCCTGCAGAGATGGTATTCCTGCTGTCTTCAGGTATGAAGAAAACTTTTTGtttattattcttgttttttgttgCAATAGCTACCATCTTCTAAAATATCAGAATAATCTTCATAAATAGTAATAGAGGCTGATCTCCCAGATCGCCCTTCAAAAATTTCTTCATTCTTGGCGATTATTTTTTGCCTGTAAAAGAAGGGAAGATGTATCACTATAGACACAAAGGGTGTAGGATATTTGCAGGGAGGGAAATGTGGCTTCATTTCTTCACTAGGGGGCAGTCTACCTCCTTGCTTGCAGTGGCTTTGAAATTTAGTGAGAAAAGCATATTTGGATGACAAATTGCCATTTTAGGAATTTTCCACTAAATCAACACAAATGAGTAACTTTCCATTATTAAACTATTAGCCCAAATTGATTTAAAATGATTTAAGATGCATCCTCAGGGAACAGTACAATTTCTGACCCAAAGTTGACTTCCATAGGAAATGGGTGCAGTGCCATCTAAGGGTAAGTCAAACCTGttaccatgaagttgattctgactcatggaaactccatgtgttacagagtagaatttctccacagggttttcttggctgtaatctttacagaagcagattgccaggcctgtctcttccacagcactgctgggtgggtttgaaccaccaaccgttcgattagtagtcaagtgtaaactatttgtgccacccagggactcgaagGGTAAGCTACTGACCCCTAAACCACTAAACACTCAGGGGAGATGGATTTCAAAACAACCCTCAGTCACAGAACTACATAAGCTTGGGACTTGCAGATGAATCTAGTGTGTTGTTTTGCAATAAAAACAGAGACATGGGCACGGGTGAAAGGTCTGGTCACATCCCTGCTCTACTTCATATTAACTGTCCAACCTCAGTCCAGCCAACTTCTGTGTCCAGGTGCAGAGTGACATACCTGCCTCTCACAAGTGCCTGTGCTTCGACATCACTGGGGAGCACTTGGGCTCATTTTTACCACCTATTCCCCCATCCGAACTCCCTCCCACCTCTTAACGGTAACTCAGCTAAGTCTCCTTGAGCAGCAGTATTCACACCTTAGTCGCATGTTCTCTTGTGTCAGGATCTGTATGGTGTACTtatacttttcttcagcttcagcaagCTTGGTCTGGAGTGTTTTCTCCAGATTCGTCACTGCAGCTTTCTGAAAGACAGATACATTTTAAGAGCTATATTTTCCAAACCAGAGCCATCTGGGGTGGAGCTTTATGGCAGAGCTGCACAGACATCTGGGTTCCCTCCCCGCAACCCCTATCCCCATCCCAGCCAGGACTCACCTCTTTCTGGAGTTCCATCTGGGTTTGGTAGAGGGTTGTGTTAAGTGATTCTAGGATAACAGCTTGTGCCTGCAATTCTTCCTCTGCAATCTATGTAGGAAGAAATTGTTTAAGCCAACCAGTCAACACACCCTATTAATTCTACCACCCCAGTGTCTTGCCTATCTACACCCTCCTCTTCAGCCTCACCATCACTATCCCAGAGCCAGCCCTCACCAGGGCTTACACGGTTATTACAACAGTGATTTattaaacaagtatttattaaatactACTACTATACTAGGCACCAGGGATATTATGGTGAACAAGATGTATATAATTTCTGCTGCTGTGGAGCATACATTTCAGTGA encodes the following:
- the LOC126077978 gene encoding caspase-8-like isoform X2, which gives rise to MDFNSLLFNIGEQLDSDKLASLKFLSLDHIPQRKQEHIKDPLAFFRALQEKRMLEENNQSFLKELLFQIQSLDLLTRYLGVSKQEMERELQIPGKAQVSAYRVMLFQIFEDVNKEELKSFKFLLRKEIPKCKLDDDMTLLDIFIEMEKRVILGERNLETLKRICGRINKSLLLKINDYEDLSREEDLVGELAISDSPRELESESQVSDKVYRMKSKPRGYCLIFNNYDFTVARKDVQKLYNIKDRNGTNLDAEALEKTFKDLHFEVVHFKDHTAKKICEVLKSYQNEDHSNKDCFICCILSHGDKGIIYGTDGQEASIYELTSYFTGLKCPSLAGKPKIFFIQACQGSNYQKGIAIETDSEQQEACLDMASSPKSYIPDEADFLLGMATVNNCVSYRSPMEGTWYIQSLCESLRERCPRGDDILTILTEVNYEVSSKDDKKNMGKQMPQPTFTLRKKLYFPLN
- the LOC126077978 gene encoding caspase-8-like isoform X1, translated to MDFNSLLFNIGEQLDSDKLASLKFLSLDHIPQRKQEHIKDPLAFFRALQEKRMLEENNQSFLKELLFQIQSLDLLTRYLGVSKQEMERELQIPGKAQVSAYRVMLFQIFEDVNKEELKSFKFLLRKEIPKCKLDDDMTLLDIFIEMEKRVILGERNLETLKRICGRINKSLLLKINDYEDLSREERKSLGRSSDGFSNEEDLVGELAISDSPRELESESQVSDKVYRMKSKPRGYCLIFNNYDFTVARKDVQKLYNIKDRNGTNLDAEALEKTFKDLHFEVVHFKDHTAKKICEVLKSYQNEDHSNKDCFICCILSHGDKGIIYGTDGQEASIYELTSYFTGLKCPSLAGKPKIFFIQACQGSNYQKGIAIETDSEQQEACLDMASSPKSYIPDEADFLLGMATVNNCVSYRSPMEGTWYIQSLCESLRERCPRGDDILTILTEVNYEVSSKDDKKNMGKQMPQPTFTLRKKLYFPLN